In the Desulfitobacterium hafniense DCB-2 genome, GGGCATCAAAACGGCGGAGAGCTATCTCCATTCGGAGCCGAACTCATGCCTGAGGCATAGTGGCCAGTGAAGATATTTCTTTTGCAGAGAATCTGCCCACCGTCTTGCAATTTCAGGTTCTAAAAGGGTCTTGGAGATATAGGAAATAGCCTCTTGAATCTGTGCTGTGGTAAGAAAAGTTAACTTTACCTCATACTCCATGCTTAAAGGTCCTCACGAATCTTCGCAAAAGCTTCATTCACACCTAGCGTTCAGCAATGAAGCGTGCGCTGGACTGCGTGCAGAGGCACGAAAGCCATTTATGCCTTTTCAGCCAGAACTTTATCTAATATAGCATCTATACACTCCCGGGTGACAGGTTTGCCTACCACTTGTAAAGGCTGGATCTGCATGAATTGATCGTGATCATCATCAGCTGTGACAAATACGATGCTGCATGCTGACATGGAATCGGATTGCTGTATGAGTTTGGCGGTTTCGAGGCCAGTCAGCTTTTTCATGCTATTATCAAGGAAAAGAAGGTCGAGAATCATATCAAGTTTATGAAGTTCTTCGAGAAGCTCTTCACCGCTGCCAAACTGGTGAATATCAAATAGAATCCCCTTCTCTTTTTCATATAAAAGAATAAATTCCTCTAATAGCTGGCGACACAAGGGTCTGTCATCGCAAACACCGATACTAAACAAAACTTATCTCCTCCACATATCCAACGCGGGCTTTGTAAAATGATCTTAGGACAAATAGTCCTAAATGTCAATAGGACTTATCGTCCTAAGATATACTTGCTTTGGTGATGATGATGCGATTAAGAATACGTGATATTCGTGAAGATCATGATCTAACCCAACAGCAAGTTGCAAAATACTTAAGGTGCGATCAATCTTTATACTCCAAATATGAGCGAGGGGAGCGTGATGTTCCACTGAATGTCATGATTAAACTCGCAAAGTTTTATAAAACCAGCATTGACTATCTGGTCGGACTTACAGAAAATAAGCGTCCCTATCACTGAGCCTATATTTCAGTGTCCGGCGGAAATACTCTGTGGGTTAACGCCGCATTTTTAGCCGGCATCGTATTACTGTCTTCTCGAAAGATCAAAACAGCGGGGTATCAAGCCCCGCTGTTTTGATCTTTATGCACTTCCGACTTAAGCAAGTCTTTAGAATGAGTTACTTCCTTTCTCAATATATCCCCATTTAAATGATAGGGTTTGCTGAGCTAGGATTTATAAAGAGTTCTTATAAATCTGAATGATATCTTCCAGCTTGGCCAGGCGCGGGTTGGTCAGACTGCAGGCATCTTTCATGGCATTGACGGCCATGGTTTGCAGATCCTCTTCTTTTACGCCCAGCTCAGTGAGTCCGCTGGGTATGCTGATATCCTGGGATAAGGTTGTCATTGCCGTCAAAGCCTTTTCTGCGGCATCTCTGGCCGATAAATTCTTTATTTCCTCACCCAGAGCTTCGGCAATGTCTACGAAGCGCTCAAGGTTTCCAATCAGATTAAAGCGGGATACACGAGGTAAAAGGATGGCGTTGCAAACACCATGAGGTAGATTATAGAAACCGCCTAACTGATGGGCCATAGCGTGAACATAACCTAAGCTGGCATTGTTAAAGGCCATACCGGCCAGGAATTGGGCATAGGCCATTTGGTCCCGGGCTTCAAAATCCTGGCCGTTGGCAACAGCACGGCGAAGGTACTTGCTGATGAGCTTAATCGCCATCAAGGCAGCTGAATCAGTAATAGGGGTAGCTGCAGTGGAGACGTAGGCCTCAACAGCGTGAGTCAGGGCATCCATACCGGTGGCGGCGGTCAGAGGGGCAGGCTTTCCGATCATCAATAAGGGGTCATTGATGGAGACATTGGGGGTAGCATGCCAGTCCACGATAGCCATTTTAATATGGCGGTCCGTATCGGTAATAATACAGAACCGGGTCATCTCGCTGGCTGTTCCTGCCGTAGTGTTGACAGCAATCATCGGTACCATAGGTTTTGCGGATTTATCCACTCCTTCAAAATCACGGATATTGCCGCCGTTTCCGGCAACCAAACCCACACCTTTGGCACAATCGTGAGCAGACCCCCCTCCCAGTGAGACAATCATATTGCAGTTTTCTTTTTCAAACACGGCCACGCCATCATGAACATTCTTATCGGTAGGATTAGGTTCCGCTCCGGGATAGATGACAACCTTTACGCCCTCAGCTTCAATAATCTCCGCGATCTGTTTGGCCAGTCCGCTCTGATTAAGGAAAGCATCCGTCACCAGAAGAGCTGTTTTGCCTCCCAGGATTTTTGCCTGTTTTCCGGCCTCCTGGGCTGCACCGGCCCCCATAAGATTGACGGTCGGCATGTAGTAGCCATAGACTTGATGCACGACAGACATAGTGTATCCTCCTTGCATTTTATTTCCCTTTCGGGATAGTTGACTTACTACAATGCAATTCACATGCCATCCGAAGCTTAGAGAAGCAAAATATATTGAATAGGCTCAATATTCAGAAATATATTCTTAACTCTTGGGACTGGGAGTGTTTTTTAGCTGGGAATTTATGAAATTTCTGCTCCATTCCTGCACATTGAGCATTGACAAGTGCTCTATATTGGCACACAAGGTTATTTGGCGACAAGGTTGTTCCAGCTGCTGGGATGTGCTATTCTAATTATATAGTTGTACTTTTCAAATTTATTTGAATATTTATTTTAAGAGAGGGTTCACTTATGAATGTCCATTGGCGAAAATTTCTCAAAGGCGAACTTATTGAGAACGGAATCGCTCCAATGATCTACCGTTCCTGGCAACGGAGCGTAAGCTACAATGTCAATCATACTGAAATCTCTCAAAATATGATCTTAACTACCTCTCAATTACGTGAATTAAAGGACTCTCAGGAAGATATCATCCGCGCCGCTGAATCTGTGCTGCCCCACCTGGGCAAGCTGTTGCAAAGTGCCAACTACACTGTCTTATTAGGTGAAAAAAAAGGCTTCATTTTAGAAGCGTTAGGAGATGGTCCGTTTCTGACCAAAGCGCAAAAGATTCATCTTTCTCCCGGGGCGAATTGGCGGGAAGATATCAAAGGTACCAATGCCATAGGAACAGCACTCACTGAGGATTGTCCCATCACAGTCTCCGGCTGTGAGCACTTTGTCCAGGAAAATCATTTCATGTCCTGTTGGGCGGCACCCATTCATGATGTACAGGGAGAAATTGTTGGGTTTATCGATATAAGCGGTGAAACGGGAAATCATCAGGAGCAGATCATTGGGATTGCCATTTTAGGGGCAAAGCTGATAGAGCAAAATTTGCGCACCTTAGATATTGAGCGTCAGCTTAAATTTTATCGTGAAGGGGCAAAGCTGGCTATCGATCTGCTCAAGGAAGGATTCATTTCCATAGACCGGTTTGGCGTGGTTACCAATATCAGCCCCAGCGGGGCATCCCTGATTGGACGCAAGCGCAACGATATTATTGGCAAGCCTGTTGCAGAGGTATTCAGTGCTCCCAAAGGCTGGATAGTCAATAATCAAGCGCTGGATCTTCACTTGAAAAATCAGTCCGGTCATGAGATCGCCTCATCCTGGCGGCGGGTTGCCGATGAGTCGGGAGAATTCCTCGGAGCATTTGGAACGGTGCAGCTCACTGAGCCGCAAACCGCGAGTCCTGTTTGGGTCGGAAGCAGTCCCAGCTCTCGACAGATTATGGATCGTGTTTATAAGGCGGCTGCCGCTCCCTCTTCTGTTCTTATTCAAGGGGAAAGCGGGACCGGAAAGGAAATTGTTGCCCGTATGATCCATGACTTCAGCTCCTTCAGAGAGGGTCCCTTTGTAGCTCTTAACTGTGCAGCACTGCCCAGTTCTCTTTTAGAGAGTGAATTATTTGGTTATGCTGACGGAGCTTTTACCGGTTCCCGCCGGGGCGGTCAACCGGGCAAATTTGAATTAGCTCACCAGGGAACGATTTTCCTGGACGAGATTGGCGACATGCCTTTGACGGCACAAGTTGCTCTGCTCCGCGTACTTCAAGAAAAGGAAGTCACCCGAATCGGAGGGACAAAACCACACAAAATAAATGTTCGGATCATTGCCGCCACCCATAAAGATTTAAAATCTTTGGTTGAGGCCAAGACGTTCCGTTTGGATCTTTACTACCGGCTCAAAGTTATCACCATTGAACTTTCGCCCCTTCGGGAACGGCTGGAGGACATTAGGGACCTGGTTCCGTATTTTATTCAAAAATCATGCACCCTGAATCAGCTTACCTGTTGCGGAATCGAGGACAATGTCTATCCCTACCTTTACGCCTACTCCTGGCCGGGAAATGTCCGCGAATTGGAAAACTGTATCGAAAGCATGATTGCCATGGCCAATTCCCATGTCTTAACAGTTGACGATTTGCCCTTGGAGCTCAGGCAAATCCCCGACTCCAAAAGGGTAGAGAGTCCCTCCCTCCTTGATCAGCAAACTAAACAAACGATTTTAGCTGCTCTTGCCCAGACTCAGGGGAAAATTGCTCCGGCAGCGCGGCTGTTAGGCATTGGTCGGAATACCCTGTATAGGAAAATAAAAGAGTTTGATATAAGTGTTTTTTGATTTAACATTCATTAGGAGACAAGAAAAACCGAGGCTCGCCTCGGTTTTTCTTGATCATAAAACATAAGGAAAATGTCGCAATATGAAAATATTGTCACAATTTAGGACTGATTTACCTCGATGGAGGGGCTTCTGTCCGTAAAAAATGGGAATTTCTTGGATTGGCACGATTATTGCAACTTTATAAAAGAAGCCGCAATTACATGTAAATAATTGCTCAGAATAAGGTTATGCAAGTAACCAAAAGGGAGAGATCAGGTGTTGAAAAGTCTGGCTACAAAATTTGTGTTCTTGATCAGTATTCTTCTCATCATCGTTTGTGGAAGCCTTGGGTTTATCAGCAATCATTTTTCTTCTCAAGCGGTACTCAAAGAGGTCAATCAATCGTTGGAGATAGTTTCCCGGGAGACGGCGCTGGCATTGAAGAACGACCTGGAAAGACAGCTTGGTTTATTAGAACTCCTCGCCAACCTGGAGGCGATTAAGGACCCGGAGGTGCCCGCGGAAGAAAAAGTAAGGGTTTTGAAAAGTGAAATCCAACGGGCAGGATATATAGATTTGGGGATTGCGGACTTAGAGGGAAACTTAATCAACGGTCAGGGAGTGGCCGGGGTCAATATCGCCGATCAGGACTACTTCAAGGAAGCCATAGCCGGCAAAGCCGTAGCCTCCGATCCCAAAACAAGCAAGGTTGACGACTCCGTAATTACTGCTTATGCGGTCCCCGTCAAACATGGCAGCCAAATCATCGGTGCTTTAATTGCCACCCGTGACGGCTACGAGTTGTCCAGGTTTACCCAGTCTATAGAACTGGGCGGCTCCAGAGCTGTTTTTGTGATCAACGGTCAGGGTACGGCCATTGCCAATGCGGACCTTGAAAAGGTTAAAACCATGGACAATATTTTTAAAAATGCTGAAAAAGACCCCGGACTGGCCGATTTTGCGGCATTGCAAAAGAAAATGGTCGCCGGAGAAAGCGGTGTGGGTTCATATATTTACGGAGGGATAAAAAAATATACAGGATACGCTCCTGTGGAGGGAACAACCTGGTCATTAGCCGTAACTGCTCCACAGAAGGAAGTTATGGCTGGGGTCGATAATCTGAGGAAAATCCTGATTATCTGTTCCTTTGCCTTCTTTTTGATCGGGATCGTTGCTGCTTATGGATTCACCCGCAATATTGTCGGCCCCCTCAATCAGTTGGTGGATAAAATTCAGGAAGTGGCCAAAGGAAATCTGGCCGTAGAAGATGTGGAAGTCAAGAGCAGGGATGAAGTGGGCCTTGTAGGGGACGCCCTGAACACCATGCTGGGGAGTCTGCGGGACTTGGTAAACACTGCCGGCGCTCTGGCCGAACAGGTGGCCGCCTCCTCCCAGGAACTGACCACCGGTGCGGAGCAGCAGGCCAAAGCGGCCAGTGAAGTGGCCAGCACCATAACCAATTTAGCCTTGGGGGCGGAAAATCAGGAAAAAAGCGTGGATGAAATAACCGCCTCCGTCGAAGAAATTTCAGTCACCATAGAACAATTGGCGGTCAACAGCAACAGAGTTGCCCAACAAACAAAAGAAGCGGCGACGGCTTCTTCTCAAGGACAGAAATCGGCGCTGCGGGCTGTGGAACAAATGAAGAATATAGGCGAAGTCTCTGTGAAGGTTCAGAGCGCCGTGGGCCGCTTGGCTGTCAGTTCCCAGGAAATCAGTGAAATCAATGATGTGATTTCGGGAATAGCGGAACAAACCAATCTGCTGGCTTTGAATGCGGCTATTGAAGCCGCCAGAGCGGGGGAGCAGGGCCGGGGATTTGCCGTAGTAGCCGAAGAAGTGCGCAAACTGGCCGAACAGTCTCAGGCCGCAGCTAAGCAGATTGCCCAGCGTATCACCCTGAATCAGTCCCATATTACGGATGCGGTGACGGCGATTGAATTAAGCAGTGAAGATATTCAAGCGGGCATAGAAGTGGTCAATACCGCCGGGGGGGCTTTTGAAGATATCGATACCCTTATGAGCATGGTATCAAGCCAAGTGGCGGAGATTTCAACCGCCATCCAGCAGCTTGCCCAAGGGAGCCAGAGCATCGTTGAAGCCGTCCGCAGTCTGGAGAGCATTACCAAAGAGAATATGGACACCTCCCAAACAGTATCTGCCGCCACCGAAGAGCAGACAGCATCCATCGAGGAAATCGCCGCTTCCAGTCAGAACCTGGCTGCAATGGCGGAAAGTCTGCAGGTAAGTCTCAGCAAATTTACGGTTTAAAACGTTGAGCAAGGAACATTCAAACTGTTCATTCCCATTACCTGTATGCACAAGAAGGGAAGCGCGGAGACCATCGCAAACGTATCCAGTCCTGCCAAAGGAAAATTAGCCTGCCGCCAAACGTTTTAACGTCGAGAGGCAGGCTTTTGGTTCTATACATGGATGGAGCTTAACCTAAGCAACAGTATAAATTTTTACATCAGGGTCGGCACTCCACAGGGGCTTAAGACCAAGGAAAACATCATTTTTGAACATATCACTGGTTAAGTAGGCCTGGGCATTTTCCACGCTGTCAAAGCCATGCAGAACTTGTACATCTTCCCCGCGGATAAGCAGGTCTTTGGTAAGAGCGCCTTTGATCTGGCGCAAGAAAGGCTGCCGGTAGTCAGCATAGATTTTTCCGGCCGCCGGGCGATCGGCTTCCTTAATCACCATAGTGATTTCAAGATATGCTTTTACACTCATGTTCCATTCCTCCATTGGCGTTAATTTTTAGGGGTTTGACCATGACTGGAGTATAACAAACCCACTATGAACGCTCAATATATTAGGAATTTTATGAGTGACTAATAAATTTAATAGTAACTATTTTTTAAGCTGGTCGCAAGTTTTACAGGGGGGAAGTTTTTTCTCCAATTCATCTTTGGTCTGCTGTCGTGACCATTGGCAGATGTTCTGAAGAATCGGCAACACTGAGCGTCCTCTGTCTGTCAGTGCGTACTCTACTTTGGGAGGAATTTCGTTATATTGTGTCCGTTCAATTAATTCATCGGCAATAAGCTCTTTAAGCATAGCGGCAAGGACCGCATCGGTAATATTGCCCAGTTCTTTTCTGATGGCATTATAGCGAATCACTGTGTTTGTAGAAAGCACACATAATATTCTCGCTTTCCACTTCCCGCCGAAGACATCAAGGCCGTATTCGATGGGACACATGATTTCTTTTTCGATTTTAGGTTCATATTTCATAATGATCTCCTCACTTCTCATTTACTTAGTGACTATAGCAAATGATAGTTAAATCAGCAATGTGCTGGACACCATAAGCTCATGGCCCTTAAGATAGAACAAGACAAGCATAAACTACCTAATAAGCAGGAGCAGAGAGGGACTATGGATGAGCAAACCATTGATTGTATACTACTCTTATTCCGGTACAACAAGGAGTTTAGCAGAGGATATAGCGATTATTACCGATGGAGATATCAGAGAATTAATTCCGGAAAAACCTTATTCATTTACCTATAATGGCGCAACAAAAGAAGCAAGAACTGAAATCGAAAGGGGATACTGTCCTAAGCTATTGTCTGGAAATGAGCCCATCGATGATTATGACTATATCTTTATCGGAACACCGAATTGGTTTAAATCGTTTGCACCGCCGATCCTGAGCTTTTTGCGCAGCGTTGATTTGAAGGGGAAAACGGTTATTCCCTTTTGCACCCATGGCGGCGGGGGATTTGGGCAAATAGAGATCAATATAGCTCAGGAATGCCCTGATGCGAAGTTGCTGCCAGGATTGGCTGTGACAGGCGATTTTGAAGAACAGCAAGTTCAAGATTGGCTTCTTTGCCTTTCCTGCCTGAAGCAGTTATGATAAACTCAGAGCTTTTTAAGCTGTTCGTACTAATCACCTGTATGTGTAAGAAGGGGATAGTTTGTGTGAACCTCCCCGACCTACGCTGCACTAAGAGGATCGGGGCTTCTGGCTAATACCTTATGCCTGTCTCAATGGATAGTCCATTTGGCTTACCCCACCCCTTAGGGCGTGAGTCCATCACTCGGCTTCAGCCAGCAACTCTATGTCTTGCGGCATAGAGGCCAGGTTCATGGCGTCTACTACTTCCCGCCTTCAGGCGATCCGTAGATACTTGTAGTCTTTCAAGACGATCGCTTGATAGTGGCCATACAGGTGTTGGGTTAAGATATTACCCGCTCCATGCAGATCCCGATGCTGTACATAACCACAGCCACAGTGATATGTTCTGGAAGAGGGCACACGCCTCTTCCCACAAACGGGGCACGTTTGTGTAGTGTAGGCTTCATCCACTTTCTTCAGGCTGATTCCTTCAGCAGCCAATTTATACTGTAAATAGCGCCGGGTTTTACCAAAGGTCCATTGGGAGAGGTTCTGGTTGATTCTTCGCGAACGCTTCCGCTGAGTCTGTTTCTTCTTCGGTGACGTGTGACGCTGGATTCCTTCTACATCTCCTATGACTACATCCTTGACGGCGTTGTCCAGGCACCAACGGACGAATTCACGGGTGGTTTTATGGAGGGCATCGGTGAGTTGAGCCTCACTCTTACTAAGGACATAATGGAAGGCCCGCCGGTATTTTTTCCACTGGCGGGAACCTTTTTGACAGTGGGCCATCTTTCGCTGCAGTTCCTTCAACTTCTTATTCCGTAACCGTTTGATGCTGCGAAGTTTGCGCCCGGTGATGAGGAGACCTTGTCCCTGGTCAGTGACTGAAGCGAGGGTGTGTATTTCGCCTAAGTCAATGGCTGCTGTGCCCTGAGCAGGATTCGCTTTGGGCGAAATACCGTCTTCAAAGGCCATGGCTAATTTGAGACCTCGGTCATAGACAAGCTCAATTTCTTTAATCTGTCCGGGAGGACAGTGAGCAACACGGACGGTAATGGGTTTCTGACGCTTCCCCTCCCAAAGCCCCAGGCTTAATTCGATGCGGCCCTTCTCACCGATACGAAAGCCATCTTTTTTCCAACGGGTGTTGAAATGATGCTTTTCTTTATAGGGGTAGCGGATTTGGGTGTAGCCTAAGGCTCTCGCTTGCAGGGCGTTTTCACGGGCATCGAGATATTTTTCATAGACTGCCTGGATGGATTGGCTGTGGATGGGATATCGTCCTTTTGTAGCTAAGTGGAGCTCTTTGCGGCTTAGCCAAGTGTTGGTTCTTTGTCCATGCTCTTTTGCTAAGTCGAGGCACTGATTCCAAATTTGGGCGGAAATGCGATTACAGGCATAGAGACGATTGAGATTGTCTTGGGAAGTCCGGAAAGGGAGTTTATAGACTCGAATGATGAGGAACACCTCCTTCATCCATATTGGCTATATTTTACCATAAAGAAAGGAGATTGGGAACAATTGTTCGATGATAGTTTGAGGTCGGCGATTCATCTCAACACCTTAGAGGTGGGAGTCTTCTCGCCGTACGTTCATAAAATTCTGATTGTGGAAGACGATGCCACCATTGCCGAGGCTATCCGCAAACATATCCAGTCCTGGGGTCTGGAAGCCCGCTGTGTGGAGGATTTCCGGAACGTCCTGGCTGAGTTCGCCGCACTGGACCCCCAGCTGGTGCTGCTGGACATCGCCCTGCCTTTTTATAACGGCTACCACTGGTGCGGGGAGATCCGCAAAGTGTCCCAGGTCCCCATTATGTTCATTTCCTCGGCAGGGGACAACATGAATATCGTCATGGCCATGAACATGGGGGGAGACGACTTTATCGCCAAGCCCTTTGATCTGAATGTGCTCACAGCCAAAATACAGGCCATTCTGCGCCGGACCTATCACTTCGCCGGACAGGTCAAGATCCTGGAACATCGCGGAGCTTTGCTGAATACGGCCGACGCCAGCCTGACCTATCAGGGACAGCATATCGAACTGACGAAAAACGATTACCGCATCCTCCAGGCCCTGATGGAAAACAAGGGCAGGGTGGTCAGCCGGGATACCCTGATGCAGCGGCTGTGGGAAACGGACAGCTTTGTGGATGAAAATACCCTGACCGTCAACATGACCCGCCTGCGCAAGAAACTGGAGGCCGCAGGGTTGAAGGATTTTATCATTACCAAAAAAGGGTTGGGCTATCTGATTGAGTGAAAGGCGCCGGGCAGAGCGGGATTGCCCGGCAGAGTGGGGAAGGGAAACACCGGCCCAGTGAAGAGGGTCCGGTAAGCTGGAATAAGGAGCCGGTCGATGGACTTGTTTTTCTCTTATCTGAAGTCACAGTGTAAAATTATCGGAGCATTCCTGGGCTTTTGCCTCATCTTTGCTATAGTGTTTGCCCTTTATGAACTGCCGGTGGAAGCAGTGGGTTACGGAGCGGTGCTCTGTGCTTTTCTGGGCGTGATCCTGGTGGTTCTGGATTACAGGGCTTTTTATGAGAGGCATAAACGGCTGGAGGCTCTGCGCCGGGAAATCACGGTGACCGCCGCCGGTCTTCCCCAGCCTTGGGGACCCCTGGAGGAAGACTATCAGGCCGTCATCCGGGTTCTTTATGAAGATAAGCTGCAGCTGACCGGCCACATGCGCCAGCGGTATACGGATCTGGTAGAATACTATACGGTATGGGCCCATCAGATCAAGACCCCTATCGCCGCCATGGGGCTTCTTCTGCAAGGGGAGCAGGGGGACACCCCACACAGCCGGGAGCTGAGGGAGGAGCTTCAGCGCATTGAACACTATGTGGAAATGGTCCTCTGCTATCTGCGGCTGGAGGCTCCCGCCACGGATTATCTGATCCGGGAGTATGATTTGGACGGCATAATCAAACAGGCGGTGCGCAAATATGCTTCTCAGTTTATCCGCCGGAAGATCCGGCTGGAGTATGAACCCCTGAACTGCTGGGTTTTGACGGATGAAAAATGGCTCCTGTTCGTCATTGAGCAGATCCTGTCCAACGCTCTTAAGTACACCCGGTCCGGGACCATCGCCATTACCCTGGAAGAGCCGAAAACCCTGTGCATCCGGGATACCGGCATGGGCATCGCACCGGAAGACCTGCCCCGGATTTTTGAAAAGGGCTATACCGGCTTTAACGGGCGCACAGATAAGAAAGCCAGCGGCATAGGGCTCTACCTCTGCCGCCGGATCTGCCGCAATCTGGGCCATGAGATCACCGCCGTTTCTGCTGCCGGCAGGGGCACGGAGATCCGGCTCGATCTGCAAAGCGCTGAATTGGCAATAGAATAAGCAACCTTGCAAAAAAGTAAGGTTAAACGGGGAAATGTAAGCCAAAGCCATGGCGGATATTTCCCTGTTTTGCGTAAACTAGAGTCAGGACATGTTTACTTGCAGCCAAATCATGGGGGAAAGATGAGCGTGTCTCAGCCTTGGATTTGCAGATAACGGAGGAGAAGAAATTAATGACGATTTTAGAAGTCAATCATTTAGAAAAAGTGTATACCACCCGCTTTGGGAGCCAGAAGATTCAGGCTTTGGCCAGTGTGTCCTTCAGCGTGGAAAAGGGAGAGTACGTAGCCATTATGGGGGAGTCGGGTTCCGGCAAAACCACTCTGCTTAATATTCTGGCTGCTCTGGATAAGCCTACCGGGGGCACGGTCCTTCTCGACGGGCACAATCTGAGCAAGATCAGAGAGTCTGACATTGCCGCCTTCCGCCGGGATAATTTAGGCTTTGTGTTTCAGGATTTTAATCTGCTGGACACCTTTTCTCTTGAGGATAATATCTTCCTGCCTCTGGTCCTGGCCGGCAAATCCTACCCGGAAATGAAAGCACGGCTCACCCCCATTGCCAGGAAGCTGGGGATTGTGGAGCTGCTTGCCAAATATCCCTATGAGGTATCGGGGGGACAGAAGCAGAGAGCGGCGGTAGCCCGGGCCCTGATTACCAATCCCCGGCTGATCCTGGCGGACGAGCCTACCGGAGCTCTGGATTCCAAAGCCACGGATGAACTGCTCCGCCTGTTTGGGGAGATCAACCGGGAGGGGCAGACCCTTTTGATGGTGACCCACTCAGTCAAGGCGGCCAGTCATGCCGGCCGGGTGCTGTTCATTAAAGATGGGGAGGTATTTCACCAGATTTACCGGGGGAACAGCAGCAATGAGGCGTTGTATCAGAAGATATCCGATACCCTTACCCTGCTGGCGACAGGGGGGGACAGACCATGACAGGGGGACTTTATCTCAGACTGGCCCTGACCGCCATGGCCAAAAACCGCAAGCTTTACCTGCCTTATATACTGACCTGCATGGGTATGGTCATGATGTTTTACATCATCTCTTTTCTAGCGGTCAATCCTGCCGTGGGCGCCATGCCCGGCGGGGGTTCCCTGCAGGCGATCCTGACTTTGGGCCGGGGGGTCATGGGAGTATTTTCCTTGATCTTCCTGTTTTATACCAACTCCTTTTTGATTCGGAAACGGAAAAGAGAATTTGGCCTTTATAATATTCTCGGCATGGGCAAATGGAACCTGGCCCGGATTCTTACCTGGGAGAGCCTTGTGATCGGGACTGTTTCGGTGGCCGGGGGCCTGTTCTGCGGCGTCCTCTTTGCCAAGGTTGCCGAGCTGTCCCTGGCTCATGTGCTCAAGAGCACCATCCAATCCGGATTTTCCGTGGACTGGCCATCCCTTTTAGAGGCCGCCCTCCTCTTTGCCGCTATTTTTCTGCTGATTCTGCTCAATGGGCTGCGGCAGATTCATGTCTCCAAGCCCGTGGAGCTGCTGCGCAGCGACACCGTGGGGGAAAAGCCCCCCAAGGCTAATTGGGCCCTGGCTTTGCCGGGAGTGCTCATTCTGGCCGGAGCCTATTATCTGGCCCTCAGCATTCAGCAGCCCCTGGCGGCCATGCTCTGGTTCTTTGTGGCGGTGGTGATGGTGATCATAGGGACTTACCTGCTGTTTATTGCCGGTTCCGTGGTCTTCTGCCGGCTTTTGCAGAAGAACAAAAGGTACTATTACAAGACCAGTCATTTTGTTTCCGTTTCCTCCATGGTTTATCGTATGAAACGCAACGGGGCCGGGCTGGCTTCCATCTGCATCCTCTCCACCATGGTGCTGGTGATGCTGTCCTCGACGGTCTGCCTGTATATAGGAGCGGAGGACAGTCTGCGCTCCCGGTATCCCCGGCAGGTGGAGGTGGAGATCCACTCCATCGATCCGGCTTATACCGCTGCCCTGACCGGGGCTGTGGACAAAGCTCTGGAAAAGAGGGGCCTCCAGCCGGAAAACAGTCTTAGTTACCGCTATCTGGGGGTGACCGGATATCTGGAAGGGGAGCAGGTGAGCTTCAAGCGCGAACAGGGTCAGACCTTGCGGAATGAGGATTCGGCCAACCTCCGGCAGTTGTTGATCATTCCCCTGGAGGATTATAACCGGCTGACAGGAGC is a window encoding:
- a CDS encoding winged helix-turn-helix transcriptional regulator, with amino-acid sequence MKYEPKIEKEIMCPIEYGLDVFGGKWKARILCVLSTNTVIRYNAIRKELGNITDAVLAAMLKELIADELIERTQYNEIPPKVEYALTDRGRSVLPILQNICQWSRQQTKDELEKKLPPCKTCDQLKK
- a CDS encoding flavodoxin — translated: MSKPLIVYYSYSGTTRSLAEDIAIITDGDIRELIPEKPYSFTYNGATKEARTEIERGYCPKLLSGNEPIDDYDYIFIGTPNWFKSFAPPILSFLRSVDLKGKTVIPFCTHGGGGFGQIEINIAQECPDAKLLPGLAVTGDFEEQQVQDWLLCLSCLKQL
- a CDS encoding RNA-guided endonuclease InsQ/TnpB family protein, coding for MKEVFLIIRVYKLPFRTSQDNLNRLYACNRISAQIWNQCLDLAKEHGQRTNTWLSRKELHLATKGRYPIHSQSIQAVYEKYLDARENALQARALGYTQIRYPYKEKHHFNTRWKKDGFRIGEKGRIELSLGLWEGKRQKPITVRVAHCPPGQIKEIELVYDRGLKLAMAFEDGISPKANPAQGTAAIDLGEIHTLASVTDQGQGLLITGRKLRSIKRLRNKKLKELQRKMAHCQKGSRQWKKYRRAFHYVLSKSEAQLTDALHKTTREFVRWCLDNAVKDVVIGDVEGIQRHTSPKKKQTQRKRSRRINQNLSQWTFGKTRRYLQYKLAAEGISLKKVDEAYTTQTCPVCGKRRVPSSRTYHCGCGYVQHRDLHGAGNILTQHLYGHYQAIVLKDYKYLRIA
- a CDS encoding response regulator transcription factor — protein: MGVFSPYVHKILIVEDDATIAEAIRKHIQSWGLEARCVEDFRNVLAEFAALDPQLVLLDIALPFYNGYHWCGEIRKVSQVPIMFISSAGDNMNIVMAMNMGGDDFIAKPFDLNVLTAKIQAILRRTYHFAGQVKILEHRGALLNTADASLTYQGQHIELTKNDYRILQALMENKGRVVSRDTLMQRLWETDSFVDENTLTVNMTRLRKKLEAAGLKDFIITKKGLGYLIE
- a CDS encoding sensor histidine kinase, with the protein product MDLFFSYLKSQCKIIGAFLGFCLIFAIVFALYELPVEAVGYGAVLCAFLGVILVVLDYRAFYERHKRLEALRREITVTAAGLPQPWGPLEEDYQAVIRVLYEDKLQLTGHMRQRYTDLVEYYTVWAHQIKTPIAAMGLLLQGEQGDTPHSRELREELQRIEHYVEMVLCYLRLEAPATDYLIREYDLDGIIKQAVRKYASQFIRRKIRLEYEPLNCWVLTDEKWLLFVIEQILSNALKYTRSGTIAITLEEPKTLCIRDTGMGIAPEDLPRIFEKGYTGFNGRTDKKASGIGLYLCRRICRNLGHEITAVSAAGRGTEIRLDLQSAELAIE
- a CDS encoding ABC transporter ATP-binding protein, yielding MTILEVNHLEKVYTTRFGSQKIQALASVSFSVEKGEYVAIMGESGSGKTTLLNILAALDKPTGGTVLLDGHNLSKIRESDIAAFRRDNLGFVFQDFNLLDTFSLEDNIFLPLVLAGKSYPEMKARLTPIARKLGIVELLAKYPYEVSGGQKQRAAVARALITNPRLILADEPTGALDSKATDELLRLFGEINREGQTLLMVTHSVKAASHAGRVLFIKDGEVFHQIYRGNSSNEALYQKISDTLTLLATGGDRP